In Xanthomonas campestris pv. phormiicola, the DNA window TCGTCCACCACCAGCGCGGCGATGCTGCGGTTGCGCGCCAGCCGCTGCACCAGCCAGGCCAGGTAGTCGATGCTGCCGGGCGCGTTCTTCAGCACGAAGTCGATGATCTGCTGGGTCAGCACGCGCTTGCGCAGGCTTTCGTCGTAGACCCCGCTGACCACCACCGTGGGCAGGCCGCGGGCGACGAAGAAATCCACCACCGTGTCGCGGTCGCCGTCGGCCAGCACCAGCCCGGTCAGGGCCAGGAACCAGGAACCGCCGTCGTCCAGTGCGCGCGCCGCTTCGGCCAGGGTCGAGACCACGGTGACCGGCAGTTCCACCCGCTGCTCGATCGCCTCGCGCAGCAGCCCGGTGAACGTGCGCGAATTCTCCACCAGCAGGATGCGCTGCTGGGCAGCCCCGCTTTCGCTGGCAATCGGATAGGCCGGCAACGGTTGCAGCATGCGAGCCGCGCAATGCGCCCTTGGGGAGTAGACCTCAGTTAGCGGCCGTGCCGCGGGCAACTTTAGACCGTCCGGCGGCGCGCGCATGCCGTCGGCGCGGCGCGTTCACCACAGCGCGTCGCGCAGCTTGTACCAGGACATCGCCGCCACCAGCAGCGGCGTGCGCAGCAGGCGCCCGCCGGGAAACGGCGCGTGCGGGATTTTCGCGAACAGGTCCAGGCGCTGCGCCTGCCCGGCGATGGCCGCGGCGATGGCATCGCCGGCCAGGCCGGTGGCGGCCACGCCGTGGCCGGAAAAACCCTGCGCGAAATAGACGTTGGGGGTCAGCCGGCCCCAGTGCGGGGCGCGGTTGCGGGTGATGTCGACGTAGCCGCCCCACACGTAGTCCAGCTCGACCGCGCGCAGCTGCGGGAACACCCGGCGCATGCGCCGGGTCATGACCCCGCGCAGGCCCGGCGGCGGCAGCGAGGAGTAGCTGGCGCGGCCGCCGAACAGCAGGCGGTGGTCGCGGCTGAGGCGGAAATAGTCCAGCGCCCAGTTCACGTCGGCCACCGCCATGTCGTTGCCGATCAGCTCGCGCGCCAGCGCCGCGCCCAGCGGCGCGCTGGCCCCGATGTAGGTGCCGACCGGCATGATCCGCGATTCCAGTTCCGGCGCGATGCCGCGCAGCCAGGCATTGCCGGCCAGCACCGCGAAATCGGCCTGCACCGCGCCGTGCGCGCTGCGCAGGATCGGCCGCGCGCCGCGCACCAGCGCGGTCACCGGCGACTGTTCGTAGATGCGCACGCCGGCGGCCAGCGCCGCACGCGCCAGCCCGTGTGCGTACTCGAGCGGGTGCAGGTGGCCGCTGGCCGGGTCGTACATCGCGCCCAGGTAGCGCTCGCTGCGCAGTTGTGCGTGCAATTGCTCGCGGTCCCACCACTGCAGCGGGTAGTCGTAGCGCTGCGCCATCTCGACGATGCCGGCCTGCAGCGCGCGCACCTGGCGCGGCTTGATCGCCACATGCGCATGGCCGTCGCGCCAGTCGCAGGCGATGGCGTGGCGCTGGATGCGGTTGCGCAGCAGCTGCATGCCGTCGCGCGAGAAATCGAACAGCAGCCGCGCCTCGGCGCTGCCGAGCAACGCCTCCAGCTTGTGCTGCTCGCAGCCGTAGCCGACGATGGCCTGGCCGCCGTTGCGCCCGGACGCGCCCCAGCCGACCCGCTGCGCTTCCACGATCGCGACCTGGTAACCGGCCTCGGCCAGCGCCAGCGCCGCGCTCAACCCGGTATAGCCGGCGCCGAGGATGCACACGTCGGCCCGTACCTGGCCGCGCAACGGCGGCTGCGGCGGGAAGGGGGCGGCGCTGGCGGTGTACCAGGAGGTGTCGGGACTGGGGACTGGGGACTGGGGACTCGGGGAGAAGCGGGTCATGGCGGCGAGCTGCTGTAGAGGGGAAACATGGGGTCGGCCTCCGGATGCTTGGCTTTTGCTTTCCGAGTCCCGAGTCCCGAGTCCCCAGTCCCGGCTCCACTCACACCGTCCGCAGGTACCACCGGTAATCCAGATCGCTCACCTGCGCATGGAAATCCAGCATCTCGCGGCGTTTCTGCTGGCCGTAGACGTGGCGGAAGCGGCTACCGAATTGCTCGGCGACGAAGTCGCTGGCGAGGAATCCGGCGATCGCGCCGCGCCAGTCAGGATGGCGGATCTGCGTCTGTTCGTAAGCGTTGCCCTGCACCGGCGGGCCTGGGTCGAAACCCTGCTGCAGGCCGTGCCCGATGCCGGCCAGCACCGCCGCGGCGACCAGATACGGATTGGCGTCGGCGCCGGCGATGCGGTGCTCGATGCGGGTATTGGCCGGATCGCTGTACGGCACCCGCATCGCCACGGTGCGGTTGTTGAAGCCCCAGCTGTCGTTGAGCGGCACGAACGCATTGGGCACGAAGCGGCGGTAGCTGTTGGCGTGCGGGGCGAACAGCAGCAGGCAGTCGTCGGCGCTGCGCTGCAGCCCGCCGATGGCATGGCGCAATGCGTCGGCCGGCGCCTGCGGGGTGCCGGCGAAGACGTTGTCGCCGGCCTCGTCGAGCAGGCTCACGTGCAGGTGCAGGCCGCTGCCGGACTGCGCGGCGAACGGCTTGGCCATGAAGCTGGCGAGCAGGCCCTGCTGCTGCGCGATCGCCTTGATCGCGCGCTTGAGCATCAGCGCGTCGTCGCAGGCGGCGAGCGCGTCGCCGCGGTGCTTGAGGTTGATCTCGAACTGGCCGGGCGCGTACTCGGCGACCGCGGTATCGGCGGGGATGCCCTGCGCGCGGCAGGCCTGCGCGACCGCGTCGGTGAAGCCGCGCTGGTCGTCCAGTTCCTGCATGTAGTAGACCTGGGTGCTGTCGTTGCGCAGCCCGGTGTGCGCCTGCAGCGGCGGTTGCGGGCGGCCATCGGCATCGGCGCGCGGATCGAACAGGTAGAACTCCAGTTCCACCGCGATCACCGGGGTCAGCCCGCGCGCGCGCAGCCGCGCCAGCACCCGCGCCAGCACTTCGCGCGGGGCGATGTCCAGCGGGTCACCGGCGCCGTCGCGCATCGCCAGCAGCAACTGCGCCGACGGCACCGGCGCCCACGGCACCGGCTGCAGCGTGCCGGGGACCGGGAAGCACAGCCGGTCCTCGTCGCCGATGGCGTAGCCCAGGCCGGTCTCCTCGACCGTGTTGCCGGTGATGTCGGTGGCGATCAGCGACATCGGCAGGCATACGCCGTCGCGATAGACCTTTTCCAGCGCGTCGCGGGCGATGCGCTTGCCGCGCAGCAGGCCGTTGCCGTCCGGCAGCAGCAGGTCGATCTGTTCGCAGCCGGGGATGCGCTGCAGGGCCCGGGCGGCGTCCGGGGGCAGGGGCGGAGCGTCGTGGGTGCGGGTCATGGTGGCGGCCTGCGGGAGTGCGACGAGCTTAGCAGAGCGGGGTTCGCGTCAAGAATACTCAACAGGTCGAGGCGCCGGCAGCGTGGGATGCGCCGGGTGCCGCGTCTGCGTGCCGGCCATCGCGATCCTGTAATAAAGCGCGCTGCGCCGGATACGGGCAGTGGCCGTGCGCCCGCGCCCACCGCCATGCGCCGCTGTGGCGTGTTGTAAAAATAAAACGCCCGGGGTAACTTGCGGCGACGCCACACGAGCTCTTCGCATGGCTGTATCGCCCCTGGTCGGCCTGTCGACCGATCGCAAGCTCATCGGCCAGCATCCGTTCCTGGTCGCTGGAGAAAAGTACCTGCGTGCCGCGGTCGACGGCGCCGGGGTGACGCCGGTGCTGCTGCCGTCGCTGCAGCCGCCGGTCGCGCCGCGCGACTGGCTGGTGCGGCTGGACGGCCTGTTGCTGACCGGCGCGGTCAGCAACATCGAACCGCATCATTACGGCGACGAACCCAGCTGGCTCGGCAATCCGCACGATCCGGCGCGCGACGCCAACACGCTGGACCTGATCCCGCAGGCGATCGCGCTCGGCCTGCCGATCCTGGCGATCTGCCGCGGCTTCCAGGAAGTCAACGTGGCCCTGGGCGGCACCCTGCACCAGAAGGTGCACGCGGTGCCCGGGCTGTCGGATCATCGCGAGGACACCCAGGCCGCGCTGGACCTGCAGTACGCGCCGGTGCACGAGGTGACCCTGAGCGAAGGCGGCTGGCTGGCGGACATCGCCGGCAGGGAGCGGGTGCGGGTCAACTCGCTGCACGGGCAGGGCGTGGCCCGGCTCGGCGGCGACCTGATCGTGGAGGCACGCGCGCCGGACGGATTGATCGAGGCGTTCCGCGGTATCGGTCCCGGCTTCCTGCTGGGCGTACAGTGGCATCCGGAATGGCGCGTCCTCGACGACCCGTTCTACCTGGGCATCTTCCAATCCTTCGGCGATGCCTGTCGCCACTACGCGGCTCGCCGCACGCACTGAATCGAATTCCCCCATGGCCAGCCGACCGCGCTCCCGCAAGAACACCCCCGAACAGCAGGAAAGCTCGCTGCGCCGTTGGCTGAAGGATCGCCACATCACCGAGGTCGAGTGCCTGGTGCCGGACATCACCGGCAACGCACGCGGCAAGATCATTCCCGCGGCCAAGTTCTCCCACGACTACGGCACGCGCCTGCCCGAGGGCATCTTCGCCACCACCGTCACCGGCGAGTATCCCGACGACTACTACGACCTGACCTCGCCGTCGGACTCGGACATGCAGCTGCGCCCGGACCCGGATACGGTGCGGATGGTGCCGTGGGCCACCGACCCGACCGCGCAGGTGATCCACGACTGCTACACCAAGGACGGCCAGCCGCACGACCTGGCGCCGCGCAACGTCCTGCGCGGCGTGCTGCAGGCCTATGCGGAGCTCGGCCTGAAACCGGTGGTCGCCCCGGAACTGGAATTCTTCCTGGTGCAGAAGAACACCGATCCGGACTTCCCGCTGCTGCCGCCGGCCGGCCGCTCGGGGCGGCCGGAGACGGCGCGGCAGTCGTACTCGATCGACGCGGTCAACGAATTCGACCCGATCCTGGACCTGATGTACGACTATTGCGACGCGATGGAACTGGACGTGGACACCTTGATCCACGAATCCGGCGCGGCGCAGCTGGAGGTCAACTTCACCCATTCCGATGCGCTGTCGCGCGCCGACCAGGTATTCCTGTTCAAGCGCACGATGCGCGAGGCGGCGATGCGCCACGGCGTCTACGCCACGTTCCTGGCCAAGCCGATGGAGAACGAGCCGGGCAGCGCGATGCACATCCACCAGAGCCTGGTCGACAAGCACGGCAAGAACGTGTTCAGCGGGCGCCGCGCCGGCGAGTACAGCCGCACCTTCGCGCACTACCTGGCGGGGTTGCAGAAGTACGTGCCGATGGCGATGGCGCTGCTGGCGCCGAACGTCAATTCCTACCGCCGGCTGATGTTCGGCGAGGTGTCGCCGAGCAATGTGCTGTGGGGTTTCGACAACCGCACCTGCGGGCTGCGGGTGCCGATCGACACGATCGAGAACATGCGGGTGGAGAGCCGCTTCGCCGGCTCCGACGCCAATCCGTACCTGGCGATGGCGGCGACGCTGGCCTGCGGGTTGCTGGGCATCCGCGAGAAGCTGGAGCCGACCGAGCCGATCAGCGGCAACGGCAAGGAGATGGGCTACCAGTTGCCGCGCTCGCTGGGCGAGGCGCTGGACGAGTTGGAGCGGTGTACGCCGCTGCAGGAGATGCTGGGGCCGCGTTTCGTGCGCGCGTACATTTCGGTCAAGCGCAAGGAGTACGAGACGTTCTTCCGGGTGATCAGTTCGTGGGAACGTGAGTTCTTGTTGTTGAACGTGTGAGTGTGCTCTTGCTTGTGATGGCGCATCGAGAAGGTTGCAATCGCAAGCTGTTGTTGTTGTTGTTGTTGTTGTTGTTGTTGCTTTGCTTTTGATCTACCGGGCCCCCTCAGCGCGGCAGGCCCGGCGGGCGAATACCCGAAGGGCGGCGCGCAGGATGCGCGACGTTTTTCGCTGGCACATGGATGTGCCATCGAAAAATGCCCGTTGGGCCTGCGGACCCGGAGCGCGAAGCGCGGAGGGCGCGCTGCGGGGTGTGCTTTCTTTTGGTTACTTTTCTTTGCACAAGCAAAGAAAAGTGACTCGCGCCCAAGCGCGAAAGCTTTTGCTCTTGCTTTGCTTGTAGGGCTTAAGCAGTAGCAACGGAGCAGCAGGAGCAAAGCTTTCGCCTTACG includes these proteins:
- a CDS encoding FAD-binding oxidoreductase, with the translated sequence MTRFSPSPQSPVPSPDTSWYTASAAPFPPQPPLRGQVRADVCILGAGYTGLSAALALAEAGYQVAIVEAQRVGWGASGRNGGQAIVGYGCEQHKLEALLGSAEARLLFDFSRDGMQLLRNRIQRHAIACDWRDGHAHVAIKPRQVRALQAGIVEMAQRYDYPLQWWDREQLHAQLRSERYLGAMYDPASGHLHPLEYAHGLARAALAAGVRIYEQSPVTALVRGARPILRSAHGAVQADFAVLAGNAWLRGIAPELESRIMPVGTYIGASAPLGAALARELIGNDMAVADVNWALDYFRLSRDHRLLFGGRASYSSLPPPGLRGVMTRRMRRVFPQLRAVELDYVWGGYVDITRNRAPHWGRLTPNVYFAQGFSGHGVAATGLAGDAIAAAIAGQAQRLDLFAKIPHAPFPGGRLLRTPLLVAAMSWYKLRDALW
- a CDS encoding glutamine synthetase family protein is translated as MTRTHDAPPLPPDAARALQRIPGCEQIDLLLPDGNGLLRGKRIARDALEKVYRDGVCLPMSLIATDITGNTVEETGLGYAIGDEDRLCFPVPGTLQPVPWAPVPSAQLLLAMRDGAGDPLDIAPREVLARVLARLRARGLTPVIAVELEFYLFDPRADADGRPQPPLQAHTGLRNDSTQVYYMQELDDQRGFTDAVAQACRAQGIPADTAVAEYAPGQFEINLKHRGDALAACDDALMLKRAIKAIAQQQGLLASFMAKPFAAQSGSGLHLHVSLLDEAGDNVFAGTPQAPADALRHAIGGLQRSADDCLLLFAPHANSYRRFVPNAFVPLNDSWGFNNRTVAMRVPYSDPANTRIEHRIAGADANPYLVAAAVLAGIGHGLQQGFDPGPPVQGNAYEQTQIRHPDWRGAIAGFLASDFVAEQFGSRFRHVYGQQKRREMLDFHAQVSDLDYRWYLRTV
- a CDS encoding gamma-glutamyl-gamma-aminobutyrate hydrolase family protein, whose protein sequence is MAVSPLVGLSTDRKLIGQHPFLVAGEKYLRAAVDGAGVTPVLLPSLQPPVAPRDWLVRLDGLLLTGAVSNIEPHHYGDEPSWLGNPHDPARDANTLDLIPQAIALGLPILAICRGFQEVNVALGGTLHQKVHAVPGLSDHREDTQAALDLQYAPVHEVTLSEGGWLADIAGRERVRVNSLHGQGVARLGGDLIVEARAPDGLIEAFRGIGPGFLLGVQWHPEWRVLDDPFYLGIFQSFGDACRHYAARRTH
- a CDS encoding glutamine synthetase family protein, whose amino-acid sequence is MASRPRSRKNTPEQQESSLRRWLKDRHITEVECLVPDITGNARGKIIPAAKFSHDYGTRLPEGIFATTVTGEYPDDYYDLTSPSDSDMQLRPDPDTVRMVPWATDPTAQVIHDCYTKDGQPHDLAPRNVLRGVLQAYAELGLKPVVAPELEFFLVQKNTDPDFPLLPPAGRSGRPETARQSYSIDAVNEFDPILDLMYDYCDAMELDVDTLIHESGAAQLEVNFTHSDALSRADQVFLFKRTMREAAMRHGVYATFLAKPMENEPGSAMHIHQSLVDKHGKNVFSGRRAGEYSRTFAHYLAGLQKYVPMAMALLAPNVNSYRRLMFGEVSPSNVLWGFDNRTCGLRVPIDTIENMRVESRFAGSDANPYLAMAATLACGLLGIREKLEPTEPISGNGKEMGYQLPRSLGEALDELERCTPLQEMLGPRFVRAYISVKRKEYETFFRVISSWEREFLLLNV